In Allocoprobacillus halotolerans, a genomic segment contains:
- a CDS encoding YigZ family protein, with protein MISVEEYTTHTLVIKKSEFVCHLIPCSQVEQAKALIEQYSDPQATHNCVAYIIGPYERAYDDGEPSGTAGMPMLNVLKMQGLSNIIAIVTRYFGGIKLGAGGLTRAYSQSVAQALKEANIVEKEPVDLYEIIIDYTYTRKFEHLLKMHHIKCIDIKYEEQVTYQCYIKQTDFFNHIQELTNNQFKTHKIGTDYMRKDV; from the coding sequence ATGATTTCCGTAGAAGAATACACAACCCATACTTTAGTCATTAAAAAATCAGAATTTGTATGTCATCTGATTCCTTGCAGTCAAGTAGAACAAGCCAAAGCATTGATTGAACAATATAGTGATCCTCAAGCAACCCATAACTGTGTGGCTTATATCATTGGTCCTTATGAACGTGCCTATGATGATGGAGAACCATCTGGAACTGCAGGTATGCCAATGTTGAATGTCTTAAAAATGCAAGGTCTTTCGAATATCATTGCGATTGTGACAAGATATTTTGGTGGTATTAAACTTGGTGCTGGTGGTTTAACACGTGCTTATAGTCAAAGTGTCGCTCAAGCTTTAAAAGAAGCCAATATCGTAGAAAAAGAACCCGTTGATTTATATGAGATTATCATTGATTATACATATACGAGAAAATTTGAACATTTATTAAAGATGCATCACATAAAATGTATAGATATTAAATATGAAGAACAAGTCACTTATCAATGTTATATCAAACAAACCGATTTTTTCAATCATATTCAAGAACTAACAAACAATCAGTTTAAAACACATAAAATTGGCACTGACTACATGAGAAAAGATGTTTGA
- a CDS encoding manganese efflux pump MntP encodes MSFLEIFFIGIGLSMDAFAVSICKGLSTRKLQLKHALICGGYFGFFQGFMPLIGYLLGVQLKSKIESIDHWIAFILLALIGINMIKESFEDEESCHTEFSPKVMIPLAIATSIDALAVGVTFAFLDVHIVSAICIIAITTFIISMIGVKIGHVFGTKYKSKAELAGGIILICMGIKILVEHLHIFG; translated from the coding sequence ATGAGTTTTTTAGAAATATTTTTCATTGGTATAGGTTTATCAATGGATGCTTTTGCAGTGAGTATCTGCAAAGGTTTATCAACCCGAAAACTACAACTTAAACACGCATTGATTTGTGGTGGTTACTTTGGTTTTTTTCAAGGTTTCATGCCTTTAATAGGCTATCTTTTAGGTGTTCAACTTAAAAGTAAGATTGAAAGTATTGATCATTGGATTGCTTTTATTTTATTAGCCTTGATTGGAATCAACATGATTAAAGAATCTTTTGAAGATGAAGAAAGCTGTCATACAGAATTTTCACCAAAGGTAATGATTCCTTTGGCTATCGCTACATCTATCGATGCTTTAGCTGTTGGTGTCACTTTTGCCTTTTTAGATGTTCATATTGTATCAGCCATTTGTATTATTGCCATAACAACTTTTATCATTTCTATGATTGGTGTCAAAATCGGTCATGTCTTTGGAACAAAATATAAATCAAAAGCCGAGCTGGCTGGTGGTATCATTTTAATATGTATGGGCATTAAAATTTTAGTAGAACATCTTCATATTTTTGGTTAA
- a CDS encoding dUTP diphosphatase has product MNDVAKLYQVYVNREIQIAKNEVLNTTRLNQKILSFLHDLSQVAQESRCYLFWEKEEPVNHQQLLETYLEGLTMLMSIGYELRIDSIKNYTEIPENKDIYSLFFKIYQSILNVQAHYGSDDYQNTIDDYFTLGFKLGIDIDEIIDNYQND; this is encoded by the coding sequence ATGAACGATGTTGCAAAACTTTACCAAGTTTATGTCAATAGAGAAATTCAAATTGCTAAAAATGAAGTCTTAAATACGACCAGATTAAATCAAAAGATATTATCTTTTTTACATGATTTATCACAAGTCGCACAAGAATCAAGATGTTATTTATTTTGGGAAAAGGAAGAACCTGTCAATCATCAACAATTATTAGAAACATATCTTGAGGGTTTAACGATGTTGATGTCGATTGGTTATGAATTACGTATTGATAGTATTAAAAACTATACTGAAATTCCTGAAAACAAAGATATTTATTCTCTATTCTTTAAAATCTATCAATCTATTTTAAATGTTCAAGCACACTATGGAAGTGATGACTATCAAAATACAATTGATGATTACTTTACTCTAGGTTTTAAACTTGGTATTGATATTGATGAAATTATTGATAATTATCAAAATGATTAA
- a CDS encoding pyridoxamine 5'-phosphate oxidase family protein, translated as MRRKDREITDFHEIMNIINKCDTCRVALFDEEYPYIVPLNFGVDVQDEQVCFYFHGFTYLAFQLFSLMME; from the coding sequence ATGAGAAGAAAAGATCGTGAAATTACAGATTTTCATGAAATTATGAACATTATCAACAAATGTGATACATGCCGTGTTGCCTTATTCGATGAAGAATATCCGTATATTGTACCTTTAAACTTTGGTGTTGATGTGCAAGATGAACAAGTTTGTTTCTACTTCCATGGCTTTACATATCTAGCCTTCCAGCTGTTTTCTCTCATGATGGAATAA
- a CDS encoding IS3 family transposase: MTKKVEEIYRNSHEIYGSPKITEMLNQNGEKVSQRYIYSIMRENSWKARYVKPWK, encoded by the coding sequence ATTACAAAGAAAGTTGAGGAAATTTATAGAAATTCTCATGAAATATATGGCTCACCAAAAATAACAGAGATGCTCAATCAAAATGGTGAAAAAGTCAGTCAAAGATACATTTATTCCATCATGAGAGAAAACAGCTGGAAGGCTAGATATGTAAAGCCATGGAAGTAG
- the tnpB gene encoding IS66 family insertion sequence element accessory protein TnpB (TnpB, as the term is used for proteins encoded by IS66 family insertion elements, is considered an accessory protein, since TnpC, encoded by a neighboring gene, is a DDE family transposase.): MYSFYSTISLFIFTNKARNRIKILYYESNGFWLFIKRLEHGRFKIEEHDDSNTREITSTQLNWLLEGLEFEEKFKEKQLLI, translated from the coding sequence TTGTACAGTTTTTATTCTACCATCAGTTTGTTTATCTTTACAAACAAAGCCAGAAACAGGATCAAGATACTCTATTATGAATCCAATGGTTTCTGGCTGTTTATCAAAAGACTTGAACATGGCAGGTTCAAGATTGAAGAACATGATGATTCCAATACAAGAGAAATAACTTCCACTCAGCTCAACTGGCTTCTGGAAGGCCTTGAATTTGAAGAAAAATTCAAAGAAAAACAGCTTCTCATCTAA
- the tnpC gene encoding IS66 family transposase translates to MTYKRKKKNNKRGIDISSLPAVTKIYDLENKNCPDCGEPLRKIGENIRKELVYYPAKYEVIEHVQYVYTCDRCEEDSLKSKIFKADMKASVIYKSFASPSLLSYIIDNKFNKALPLYRQEVMFNQIGLKLSRQTMANWMIKLHDEYFKRMTDYMHKTLLQSEYLHADETTNQVLNVPDQKPTTKSYMWVYKTGRSEDKQIVHFIYENTRGHEHAKKHLEGYHNILQTDGYQVYDKLDDIRHMGCWAHCRRKYLEALDGAPSDTDLKGTASYRLLHKINKLFTLEKKLKGKSYEEIKDTRQKEAKPIIDDFFKDVKECAKVAVEKTKLSQALTYSINQEENLRLYLEEGRIEISNNRAENSTRPFCVGRRNWLFSNTVKGAEASAAIYSLLETAKLNNLKPYDYFEYLLTALTEIDINDDKELEKIMPWSKSLPENIYLTKKS, encoded by the coding sequence GTGACATATAAACGAAAAAAGAAAAACAATAAACGTGGCATTGATATTTCATCATTACCCGCTGTAACAAAGATTTATGATCTAGAAAACAAGAACTGTCCTGACTGTGGTGAACCATTAAGAAAGATTGGTGAAAACATCAGAAAAGAACTTGTCTATTATCCTGCAAAATATGAAGTTATTGAGCATGTTCAATATGTCTATACCTGTGACAGATGTGAGGAAGATTCATTAAAATCAAAAATATTCAAGGCAGATATGAAAGCTTCCGTTATCTATAAGAGTTTTGCATCACCATCACTTTTATCATATATTATTGATAATAAATTCAATAAGGCATTGCCTTTATACAGACAGGAAGTGATGTTCAATCAGATTGGATTGAAACTATCAAGACAGACAATGGCCAATTGGATGATCAAGCTTCATGATGAATATTTCAAAAGAATGACTGATTATATGCATAAGACACTTCTTCAAAGTGAATATCTGCATGCGGATGAAACAACAAATCAGGTTTTGAATGTTCCAGACCAGAAACCAACAACAAAATCCTATATGTGGGTATACAAGACAGGACGAAGTGAAGACAAGCAAATTGTTCATTTCATTTATGAAAACACAAGAGGTCATGAACATGCCAAGAAACATCTTGAAGGATATCATAATATACTTCAGACAGATGGATATCAGGTCTATGACAAACTTGATGATATCAGACACATGGGATGCTGGGCACATTGTCGTCGAAAGTATTTAGAAGCACTTGATGGTGCACCATCTGATACAGATCTAAAAGGTACTGCAAGTTACAGACTTCTTCATAAGATCAATAAGCTTTTTACGCTTGAAAAGAAATTAAAAGGCAAAAGCTATGAAGAGATCAAAGACACAAGACAAAAAGAAGCAAAGCCAATCATTGATGATTTCTTCAAGGATGTCAAGGAATGTGCAAAAGTAGCAGTTGAAAAGACCAAACTCAGCCAAGCCTTAACATACAGCATCAACCAGGAAGAAAACTTAAGATTGTATCTTGAAGAAGGCCGTATTGAAATATCCAACAATCGAGCAGAAAATTCAACTCGTCCATTCTGCGTAGGTCGTCGCAACTGGCTGTTTTCAAACACAGTTAAAGGAGCAGAAGCAAGTGCAGCAATCTATTCGCTCCTTGAAACAGCAAAACTTAATAATCTCAAGCCATATGATTATTTTGAATATCTTTTAACAGCATTAACTGAAATAGATATTAATGATGACAAGGAACTAGAAAAGATCATGCCATGGTCAAAATCATTACCAGAAAACATATATCTGACTAAAAAATCGTAG